From the Methylomonas sp. MK1 genome, one window contains:
- a CDS encoding FecR family protein — MNETSSTRREALQQQAVAWHVRLKSGAANDTVLAEFENWRSQNPEHEQAYRDVETLWQHLPRPLLADRQRRRALAIRQRRGRRLKRGLGLAAAASLLLSVMSGFYPDYLQHPLADYRTRIGEQTSITLADGSIAHLNTDTAIDVSINANERRIELLRGEAEFDVAHDEHKPFRVVSGSTSTEALGTRFIVRYDGQAGAVTLLQGKVRSSRPSAHGAQADSATLQPGQQLCFNTEMLGVPQAVELSNADAWRRGRLLMNFVPLKQVIAEINRYRRSQIRLLDDSLAEREVNIAVDIKQIDVWLQALQQTLPIKAVEAGPFVFLQS; from the coding sequence ATGAACGAAACTTCTTCAACTCGCCGAGAAGCCTTGCAGCAACAAGCCGTTGCCTGGCACGTGCGCCTAAAGTCCGGTGCTGCCAATGACACGGTATTGGCTGAGTTCGAAAACTGGCGGTCGCAAAACCCCGAACACGAGCAAGCCTATCGTGATGTCGAGACCCTTTGGCAACACCTGCCGCGGCCGCTGCTCGCTGACCGGCAACGCCGCCGCGCGCTGGCGATAAGGCAGCGGCGAGGGCGTAGGCTAAAGCGCGGATTGGGCTTGGCTGCGGCCGCTTCGCTGCTGCTGAGCGTGATGAGTGGTTTTTATCCGGATTACTTGCAACATCCGCTGGCAGACTACCGTACCCGCATCGGCGAGCAGACCTCAATTACGCTGGCCGACGGCAGTATCGCGCACCTGAATACCGATACCGCCATCGATGTGTCAATCAATGCCAATGAGCGACGCATTGAATTGCTGCGCGGCGAGGCCGAATTTGACGTGGCGCATGACGAGCACAAGCCGTTTCGGGTCGTATCCGGTTCTACGTCCACAGAAGCGTTGGGCACCCGCTTTATCGTCCGTTACGACGGCCAAGCCGGCGCGGTTACGCTATTGCAAGGCAAAGTCCGGAGTAGCAGGCCGTCCGCGCACGGTGCGCAAGCCGATAGCGCCACACTGCAACCCGGCCAACAACTATGCTTCAATACCGAGATGCTGGGCGTGCCGCAAGCAGTCGAATTAAGCAACGCCGACGCCTGGCGCCGCGGCCGCTTGTTGATGAATTTCGTACCGTTAAAACAGGTTATCGCCGAAATCAACCGCTACCGGCGCAGCCAAATCCGTTTATTGGACGACAGTCTGGCGGAACGCGAAGTGAATATCGCCGTAGACATCAAGCAAATCGATGTCTGGCTACAGGCTTTGCAGCAAACTTTGCCAATCAAGGCCGTTGAAGCGGGGCCGTTCGTGTTTTTGCAGTCTTGA
- a CDS encoding TonB-dependent siderophore receptor has product MRKTGNPSRTRKAQTKGSSAIGALPLCLGLITAATLPTAQAESLSATSESRTYNIAAQPLYSALSTLAEQSGVQFVYNSELVKGIDSQGVSGQYSLEGALKRLLSGSGISYRFSSGNTVTLQNTAELEPQSATTMPAVTVIGKTDLDPDDPYNLSYTRTNTALATKTDTPIMETPASIQVVNKAVLHDQQSYRLQDAIKNVSGVQSYHSYGGDHEQFVMRGFLQSTVNYRNGIRIPFTKFDLANVERVEVIKGASAMLFGFGDPGGLISTVTKQPSSTPYYSLEQRFGSYDFYRTEASATGPISKEAGLNYRLDMSYLDAGSFRQNMGNDRIFFAPTLSWAATADTKFTLSYEYFDENNAYDYGIPAVGNQLARIPISRAFVGRSDLRNSTTNNLVDFRIDHRVNDQVKLNAGVVSSQYQKYWQGFYTGRVNETPGNSFGNATRNYWFSPENAESLTAWVNGTFDFETYGVKHKVLLGGEYYNSQLKYEVASGNVDTINIFNPNIAAVSDVQLNRIRNARFNDVIATENTSKAIYVQDQMTLWDKLHIMGGFRYDWVDRMQDLSWWAPAGKDARNDDVVSPRVGIVYQPLKWLSLFGSFTESFGPANDYDTGGAKLYDLFDATQFEGGVKTQFFDGKLNASVAYFDLERTQFFQDPNSNLINAQVPVKGSSKGVEIDVQGQLYEGLSVIGTYAYTNAKVTDDVTAPANIGKRMPFAPNHQGSAWLKYDFDGELLKGFSVGAGVYVSGRRYGDAANSYFDRSYARLDLMAAYKRKLGDMNLTTQVNINNVNDAEYYVLRSRRTNLPAEPLAVMGSIKLEY; this is encoded by the coding sequence ATGAGAAAAACCGGAAACCCAAGCCGGACGCGAAAAGCCCAAACTAAAGGCTCATCCGCCATCGGCGCATTGCCGCTTTGTCTGGGCTTGATAACCGCTGCGACGCTGCCGACGGCTCAGGCCGAAAGCCTCAGCGCCACTAGCGAAAGCCGCACCTACAACATCGCCGCGCAGCCTTTGTACTCCGCACTCAGCACACTGGCTGAACAGTCCGGCGTGCAGTTTGTTTACAACTCGGAGTTGGTGAAGGGTATCGATTCGCAAGGCGTCAGCGGACAGTATTCGCTGGAAGGCGCATTGAAACGCTTACTGTCCGGGTCGGGGATTAGTTATCGATTCAGTAGCGGCAACACTGTCACGCTGCAAAATACGGCCGAGTTGGAGCCGCAATCGGCGACGACGATGCCGGCTGTGACGGTCATCGGCAAAACCGATCTCGACCCCGACGATCCCTATAACCTCAGTTATACCCGCACCAACACCGCGTTGGCGACCAAAACCGACACGCCCATCATGGAAACGCCTGCCTCCATTCAAGTCGTCAACAAGGCGGTTCTGCACGACCAACAGTCCTACCGCTTACAAGACGCGATCAAGAACGTCAGCGGCGTACAGTCCTATCATTCGTACGGCGGCGACCACGAACAATTCGTGATGCGCGGCTTCCTGCAAAGCACCGTTAACTATCGCAACGGCATCCGCATACCGTTCACTAAATTCGACCTGGCCAACGTCGAGCGCGTGGAAGTCATTAAAGGCGCATCGGCGATGCTGTTCGGCTTCGGCGATCCCGGCGGCTTGATCAGTACCGTGACCAAGCAGCCCAGCTCGACGCCTTACTATTCGCTGGAACAACGTTTCGGCTCCTACGATTTCTATCGTACCGAAGCCAGCGCCACCGGTCCGATCAGCAAGGAAGCCGGCCTGAATTACCGGCTGGACATGTCGTATCTGGATGCTGGTTCGTTCCGGCAAAACATGGGTAACGACCGGATCTTTTTCGCGCCCACCCTGAGTTGGGCAGCCACGGCGGACACCAAGTTCACCTTGTCCTACGAATACTTCGACGAGAACAACGCCTATGACTACGGTATTCCGGCGGTCGGCAATCAATTGGCGCGAATTCCGATTTCCAGAGCCTTCGTCGGCCGCTCGGATTTAAGAAACTCCACCACCAATAATTTGGTCGATTTTCGGATAGACCATCGCGTCAACGATCAGGTCAAGTTAAACGCCGGCGTAGTCTCATCGCAATACCAGAAATATTGGCAGGGCTTTTATACCGGTCGCGTCAACGAGACCCCCGGCAACTCCTTCGGGAACGCCACGCGCAATTACTGGTTTAGTCCGGAAAACGCCGAGTCGCTGACGGCCTGGGTCAACGGTACTTTCGATTTCGAAACCTACGGTGTCAAACACAAAGTATTACTGGGCGGCGAATACTATAACAGTCAACTGAAATACGAGGTTGCCAGCGGCAATGTGGACACGATCAACATCTTTAACCCGAATATCGCGGCCGTTTCCGACGTCCAGTTAAACCGAATCCGCAACGCCCGGTTCAACGACGTCATCGCTACCGAGAATACCTCAAAGGCCATTTACGTTCAGGATCAAATGACGCTTTGGGACAAGCTGCACATCATGGGCGGTTTCCGCTACGATTGGGTGGATCGGATGCAAGACCTCAGTTGGTGGGCGCCGGCCGGCAAGGACGCTCGCAATGACGATGTGGTCAGCCCCAGGGTCGGCATCGTTTACCAACCGTTAAAATGGTTGTCCTTGTTCGGCAGTTTCACCGAATCGTTCGGTCCGGCCAATGATTACGATACCGGGGGCGCCAAGCTTTACGATTTATTTGACGCTACCCAGTTCGAGGGCGGGGTGAAAACCCAGTTTTTCGACGGCAAGCTTAACGCCAGCGTGGCTTACTTCGATTTGGAGAGGACCCAATTTTTCCAAGACCCTAACAGCAATCTGATCAATGCGCAGGTGCCGGTCAAGGGCAGCAGCAAGGGTGTCGAAATTGATGTGCAAGGGCAACTTTATGAGGGTTTGAGCGTGATAGGTACTTATGCCTACACCAACGCCAAGGTTACCGACGACGTGACGGCACCCGCCAACATCGGCAAGCGCATGCCCTTCGCGCCCAACCATCAAGGCAGCGCTTGGTTGAAGTATGACTTCGACGGCGAATTGCTGAAAGGCTTTAGTGTCGGTGCCGGGGTTTATGTTTCCGGACGTCGTTATGGCGATGCTGCAAACAGCTATTTCGATAGATCCTACGCGCGACTGGATCTAATGGCGGCGTACAAGCGCAAACTGGGCGACATGAATTTGACGACACAGGTCAACATCAACAACGTCAACGACGCTGAGTATTATGTGCTACGTTCGCGCCGCACCAACTTGCCCGCCGAGCCATTGGCCGTGATGGGGTCGATTAAGTTGGAGTATTAA
- a CDS encoding PepSY-associated TM helix domain-containing protein, protein MNAIHQPSRSTIPATAQNSALSRLKARRKRWLDVHLWLGVSLGFLLSIYGITGSFLVFYAEIDEWLHPDLLTVERQLDGQYRPLAEIFAAGKTVMPPTAKHVFSVYPRNENAAFKLRYQFPVSDTENERWIVGVNPYTAQVTGKMLLTRAGDWLPATFIDCVFELHYALLIPSEDISAVIVGVSAALLIISTLTGIIVWWPLTGKWRQALTFKSGAGKVRFNYDLHKISGFYSALVMLPVLFSGIYMVLPHNVVPVLELFSPVTYRYWFQSKPPYPDAPAIGMDQAVAIAFKQYPQGRPHWIYGAAEPTKTYTVCQDGVDAPGSILQRRCTVIDRYTGKILDLDDPSLPTATAGEIFTHWQWPLHSGQAFGMTGRILVFITGLACPVLFVTGVIRWLQKRRANSLPAKINSDRSESNNTV, encoded by the coding sequence ATGAACGCCATCCATCAACCATCGCGCTCGACCATTCCGGCGACTGCGCAAAATTCGGCCTTGTCCCGCCTGAAAGCCCGCCGCAAACGCTGGCTGGACGTGCACTTGTGGCTGGGTGTGAGCTTGGGATTTTTGCTGTCGATTTACGGTATCACCGGCAGTTTTCTGGTGTTCTACGCCGAGATCGACGAATGGCTGCATCCCGATTTGTTAACGGTTGAGCGTCAGCTGGACGGTCAGTACCGGCCGCTGGCCGAAATCTTTGCCGCCGGTAAAACCGTCATGCCGCCGACGGCCAAACACGTGTTTTCGGTGTACCCGCGCAACGAGAACGCGGCTTTCAAGCTGCGTTACCAATTCCCAGTCTCCGACACGGAAAATGAACGCTGGATTGTTGGTGTCAATCCTTACACGGCACAAGTGACCGGAAAAATGTTGCTGACCCGCGCCGGCGATTGGTTACCGGCAACCTTCATCGATTGCGTGTTCGAATTGCACTACGCCTTGTTGATTCCGTCCGAGGACATCAGTGCTGTAATCGTCGGTGTCTCGGCGGCATTGCTGATCATATCGACTTTAACCGGAATAATCGTCTGGTGGCCGTTGACCGGCAAATGGCGGCAGGCGCTGACTTTTAAATCCGGGGCCGGCAAAGTGCGCTTCAATTACGATCTGCATAAAATCAGCGGCTTTTACTCGGCACTGGTGATGTTGCCGGTCCTGTTCTCAGGGATTTATATGGTGCTGCCGCATAACGTGGTGCCGGTTTTGGAGTTGTTCTCGCCGGTGACATATCGCTATTGGTTTCAGTCCAAACCGCCCTATCCCGACGCACCGGCGATAGGCATGGACCAGGCGGTGGCGATTGCCTTTAAACAGTATCCGCAAGGCCGGCCGCACTGGATTTATGGGGCTGCGGAACCGACTAAAACCTATACGGTTTGCCAGGACGGCGTCGACGCGCCGGGCAGTATCTTGCAACGCCGCTGTACGGTGATCGACCGCTACACCGGCAAGATTCTGGATCTGGACGACCCCAGCCTGCCGACAGCCACAGCCGGCGAAATCTTTACTCATTGGCAGTGGCCGTTGCATTCCGGCCAAGCTTTCGGTATGACCGGGCGGATTTTGGTGTTTATTACCGGACTGGCGTGCCCGGTGTTGTTTGTCACCGGTGTGATCCGCTGGTTGCAAAAGCGGCGAGCAAACAGCCTACCTGCGAAGATTAATAGCGACCGAAGCGAGTCAAATAACACAGTTTAA
- a CDS encoding sigma-70 family RNA polymerase sigma factor, which translates to MLELTATDIADLMHKHRRELLGFLSQRISCAETAQDIFQETFIRYAGYGGKDRVENPRAFIFRIAANLATDYLRSHNRHSGRDVEDSTDDEAEGGEQSVLSVERTVMSQQQLEHLIAALDELSPKCREVFILLKLKHCSYAEVEQRLGISQTMIFKYLTQALRHCRQRIGELD; encoded by the coding sequence ATGCTTGAATTAACCGCTACCGACATTGCCGACCTGATGCATAAGCATCGCCGCGAATTATTGGGTTTTCTGTCGCAACGCATCAGCTGCGCGGAAACCGCGCAGGATATTTTTCAGGAGACGTTTATCCGCTACGCCGGCTACGGCGGCAAAGACCGCGTCGAAAACCCCCGCGCCTTTATTTTCCGCATCGCCGCCAATCTGGCCACCGATTATCTGCGCAGCCACAACCGCCATTCAGGAAGAGACGTCGAAGACTCCACCGACGACGAGGCGGAGGGCGGCGAGCAATCTGTCTTATCCGTCGAACGGACCGTCATGTCGCAACAACAACTGGAGCATTTGATCGCCGCGCTGGACGAGTTATCGCCCAAATGCCGGGAAGTATTTATTCTGCTGAAGCTCAAGCATTGCAGTTATGCGGAAGTGGAGCAAAGGCTGGGCATCTCGCAGACCATGATTTTCAAATATTTGACCCAGGCGTTGCGCCATTGCCGGCAGAGGATCGGCGAGCTGGATTGA
- a CDS encoding FecR family protein: MNQPIPPLPDADANAQAEYWRALRESPFFDREQDLRWQAWLEASRENQEAWRQTQQFFDCIAGLNPAQIDRIEREVRASNGTQHKTPARTLPKRSLWMLPIAACLMLALCLGWAFSAGFFADFRTGTGEQRRIQLSDGSSVILNTASSLSVEFSERQRLIRLHGGEAYFKVAADAARPFEVVTSGGRVRALGTAFDVKQWQGDLAVTVYEHSVRVAFADGETVESLAAGQRVVSAGGKAGLPEPVNLKQAGAWQERRLVFKEKPLRQVVDDLNRYRPGKIIIADPALAEHLVTGIFDADDPEAALNVIEKTLAASETRLTDALVILRRQ; the protein is encoded by the coding sequence ATGAACCAACCCATCCCGCCTTTACCCGACGCCGACGCGAATGCGCAAGCCGAATACTGGCGGGCTTTGCGCGAATCGCCGTTCTTCGACCGTGAGCAGGATTTGCGCTGGCAAGCTTGGTTGGAGGCCAGCAGGGAAAATCAGGAAGCCTGGCGGCAGACACAGCAGTTTTTTGACTGTATAGCGGGCTTAAACCCGGCGCAAATCGACCGAATCGAACGGGAAGTAAGGGCCTCGAACGGAACGCAACACAAAACGCCTGCCCGAACACTGCCCAAGCGCAGCCTCTGGATGTTGCCGATTGCCGCCTGCCTGATGCTGGCCTTGTGTTTGGGTTGGGCATTCAGCGCCGGTTTCTTTGCCGATTTCCGTACCGGTACCGGCGAGCAGCGCCGGATTCAACTCAGCGACGGCTCTTCGGTAATCCTGAATACTGCTTCGTCGTTGTCGGTGGAATTTTCCGAAAGACAACGCCTTATCCGCCTGCACGGCGGCGAGGCTTATTTCAAGGTGGCCGCCGATGCGGCCAGGCCGTTCGAGGTGGTGACGAGTGGTGGCCGGGTCAGGGCCTTGGGTACGGCTTTTGATGTTAAACAATGGCAGGGCGACCTGGCGGTGACGGTCTACGAACACAGCGTGCGCGTCGCGTTCGCCGATGGCGAGACCGTGGAAAGTCTGGCGGCAGGCCAACGCGTTGTATCGGCTGGCGGTAAAGCCGGACTGCCGGAACCCGTCAATCTTAAACAGGCCGGTGCCTGGCAGGAGCGGCGCCTGGTGTTCAAGGAAAAGCCGCTGCGACAAGTGGTGGATGACCTGAACCGCTACCGTCCCGGAAAAATAATCATCGCCGATCCGGCTTTGGCCGAGCATCTGGTCACCGGCATATTCGACGCCGACGACCCGGAGGCGGCATTGAATGTCATCGAAAAAACCTTGGCGGCCAGCGAAACCCGCTTGACCGACGCCTTGGTGATCTTGCGCCGCCAATAA
- a CDS encoding TonB-dependent siderophore receptor, with protein MSQRYSFVNPLCFTLFAATLSASPLCAAESEINFVIPAAPLADALLQFSEISGVKVFFSSQLTDSLRGNAVQGRYTPQQALRKLLDGSGLAAKSAGDGTVTLENSTKSVEPQSANSITMPAVTVTGKSGYADSDPYNPDYNRTSASAATKTDTPIMETPVSIQVVPRAVMNDQKTTTIKDALENVSSIRPQSSLGLSNAYIVRGFRNGRVYRNGLVANGLGIGEGAQFDSGNLERIEVLKGPAAVLFGRIEPGGLVNLVTKKPRDEAYYSVEQRFGAYDFYRTEWDATGPVTGDKSLSYRFSGAYQNNKSFRDFNFNDRVLVNPSVTWRPSDATEMSLELEALHEDYQVDRGLFAIGNRPAPIPVSRSFIDPNDPVDTNSKVNLGFNLSHAFNDNWTLRNRFLASFIYDKNTSVKPANGFTVEQFLDPSTGNRRYARNIFSQTSDNETYTTNLDLTGKFNLWGLSHQTLVGVDYLRAVGSYEFYGNYQDPVPGLEIDIYNPQYGIDPAYYANALATPSDGGTNHYLFRDDWYGAYFQDHITLWDKVHILGGGRYDWARTGLGIGDSASTADAALPSRRDEGFSPRVGVLYQPWTWASIYGNWTTSFGANNGITATGATINPEIGEQFEAGVKTEFFDQRLSTTLAYYHLTKENLMTRDFNSPDPFASVAIGKARSQGIELDIAGRLTDEFSIIGNYAFTDARITKDFSGLQGNRLNNVPEHSGSLWLKYDIHHYEPLNGLSFGLGLFAAGQRQGDNDNTFVLPGYARLDAFASYTYQLGKSRLITQFNIRNLLDKTYYESTDPFQNAPPRVGIYPGAPLTAMGSVRLEF; from the coding sequence ATGAGTCAGCGTTATTCCTTTGTTAACCCGCTCTGTTTTACCCTTTTTGCCGCGACCCTAAGTGCCAGCCCCTTGTGCGCGGCGGAGAGTGAAATCAATTTTGTAATCCCGGCGGCGCCGTTGGCCGACGCCCTGCTGCAATTTTCCGAGATCAGCGGCGTCAAGGTGTTCTTCAGCTCGCAATTGACTGACAGTCTGCGCGGTAACGCCGTGCAAGGTCGATATACGCCGCAACAAGCATTGCGCAAACTATTGGACGGCTCCGGTCTGGCCGCGAAATCAGCGGGCGACGGTACCGTAACCTTGGAAAATTCGACAAAGTCGGTAGAACCGCAATCGGCAAATTCTATAACTATGCCGGCGGTGACGGTCACAGGCAAATCCGGCTATGCCGACAGCGACCCTTATAATCCCGACTACAACCGCACCAGCGCCAGTGCCGCCACCAAAACCGATACGCCGATCATGGAAACCCCGGTATCGATTCAGGTAGTGCCCAGGGCGGTGATGAACGATCAAAAAACCACGACCATTAAAGATGCTCTAGAAAATGTCAGCAGTATACGTCCGCAATCCTCATTGGGATTAAGTAATGCCTATATAGTCCGCGGGTTTCGGAACGGCCGAGTTTATCGAAATGGTCTGGTCGCCAACGGCCTGGGTATTGGCGAAGGCGCTCAATTCGATTCCGGCAATCTGGAACGTATCGAAGTGCTCAAGGGTCCAGCAGCAGTTTTATTTGGACGTATCGAACCGGGTGGCTTAGTTAATCTGGTGACCAAAAAGCCTCGCGACGAAGCTTATTATTCCGTAGAACAGCGTTTCGGCGCGTACGATTTCTATAGAACCGAATGGGATGCCACCGGACCGGTGACCGGCGATAAGTCATTAAGCTATCGTTTTTCCGGCGCTTATCAAAACAACAAATCGTTTCGGGATTTTAATTTTAATGACCGGGTTCTGGTCAATCCTTCCGTGACTTGGCGACCCAGCGATGCGACGGAAATGTCCCTGGAGCTGGAAGCCTTACATGAGGATTACCAGGTGGATAGAGGCTTGTTTGCTATCGGTAATCGCCCGGCGCCGATTCCGGTTAGCCGGTCCTTTATCGACCCTAACGATCCCGTCGATACTAACTCCAAGGTAAACCTAGGCTTCAATCTAAGCCATGCTTTCAACGATAACTGGACCTTGCGCAATCGCTTCCTGGCTTCGTTTATTTACGATAAAAATACCTCAGTCAAACCCGCCAACGGCTTTACCGTCGAACAGTTTCTCGATCCGAGCACGGGTAATCGCCGCTATGCGCGGAATATATTTTCTCAAACCTCCGACAACGAAACCTATACGACCAATCTGGATTTGACCGGGAAATTTAACTTATGGGGACTCAGCCATCAGACTTTGGTCGGTGTCGATTATTTAAGAGCGGTTGGCAGCTATGAATTTTATGGCAACTACCAGGACCCGGTGCCGGGTTTGGAGATCGATATTTATAATCCCCAATACGGTATCGATCCGGCCTATTACGCCAATGCGCTGGCTACGCCCTCCGACGGCGGGACTAACCATTACCTGTTCCGGGACGACTGGTACGGTGCGTATTTTCAGGACCACATTACCCTATGGGATAAAGTACATATCCTGGGCGGCGGCCGTTACGACTGGGCGAGAACCGGTTTGGGCATAGGTGATTCGGCCAGCACCGCCGATGCCGCCTTACCGTCGCGCCGGGATGAAGGCTTTAGTCCACGGGTGGGTGTTCTCTATCAACCCTGGACCTGGGCCAGTATCTACGGCAATTGGACCACTTCTTTCGGCGCCAATAATGGCATAACAGCCACCGGCGCGACGATTAATCCGGAAATCGGCGAACAATTCGAAGCCGGGGTTAAAACCGAGTTTTTCGATCAGCGCTTGTCCACGACCTTGGCGTATTACCATTTGACCAAAGAAAACTTGATGACCCGCGATTTCAACAGCCCGGACCCGTTCGCTAGTGTGGCTATCGGTAAAGCTCGCAGCCAAGGTATCGAGCTGGATATAGCCGGACGGCTTACCGACGAGTTCAGTATCATCGGCAATTATGCCTTTACCGATGCCCGGATCACTAAAGACTTTTCCGGTCTGCAGGGCAACCGTCTGAACAATGTGCCCGAGCATTCCGGCAGCTTATGGCTCAAATACGATATTCATCACTACGAACCGTTGAACGGTTTGAGTTTTGGCCTGGGTTTGTTTGCCGCGGGACAACGGCAAGGCGATAACGACAATACCTTTGTTTTACCCGGCTACGCCCGTTTGGATGCCTTTGCCAGCTATACGTATCAACTTGGTAAATCCCGGTTGATTACGCAATTCAATATCCGCAATCTGCTGGATAAAACCTACTACGAGTCTACCGATCCCTTCCAAAACGCCCCGCCGCGCGTTGGTATTTACCCTGGTGCGCCACTGACGGCCATGGGGTCTGTGCGCTTGGAGTTTTAG
- a CDS encoding PepSY-associated TM helix domain-containing protein, with translation MDIKANNLTVITLRHTSSQRLTILKTRRQRWLTVHLWLGLTLGLLLSIYGITGSILVFHAEIDEWLNNELLTVVPSEQTASYQPLAEVFAAGRAAMPPTAKLSFATYPRNQLAAFQLSYVLPISPDITQNWQVYVDPYSPRVTGKRLMRNSNDWLPNTFIDLIFELHYALLIRSEGVSTVIVGVSAALLIISTLTGLIVWWPLTGKWRQALTFKVGAGKVRCNYDLHKVSGFYTLLVLIPVLFSGIYMVLPHNVVPVLELFSPVTYRYWFQSAPPVANAPAISMDKAVEMAMQRYPSGRPHWIYGAVEPTDTYTVCQDGVDAPGSILQRRCTVIDRYSGKILDLDDPSLPTATAGEIFTHWQWPLHSGQAFGMTGRILVFITGLACPVLFVTGVIRWRQKAATRRKRKG, from the coding sequence ATGGACATCAAAGCCAACAACCTAACGGTGATAACTCTTCGCCATACTTCAAGCCAGCGCCTGACTATTTTGAAAACCCGGCGCCAACGCTGGTTGACTGTCCATCTCTGGCTAGGGTTGACGCTGGGCCTGTTGCTGTCGATCTACGGCATCACCGGCAGTATCTTGGTATTTCACGCGGAAATAGACGAATGGCTTAATAACGAACTGTTGACCGTAGTCCCTTCGGAACAAACCGCCAGTTACCAACCGTTAGCGGAAGTTTTTGCTGCCGGACGAGCCGCCATGCCGCCGACGGCCAAATTGAGTTTCGCCACCTATCCGCGCAATCAATTGGCCGCGTTTCAATTGTCCTATGTCTTGCCTATTAGCCCGGACATCACCCAAAACTGGCAAGTGTATGTCGATCCATACTCCCCGAGGGTAACCGGCAAGCGCTTGATGCGAAACTCCAATGACTGGTTGCCCAACACCTTCATTGATTTGATTTTCGAACTGCACTATGCGTTGCTGATTAGGTCCGAGGGAGTCAGTACCGTAATCGTTGGCGTTTCTGCGGCGCTGCTGATCATCTCCACGTTGACTGGCCTGATCGTCTGGTGGCCGCTGACCGGGAAATGGCGGCAGGCGCTGACGTTCAAGGTGGGTGCCGGCAAGGTACGCTGCAATTACGATTTGCATAAGGTTAGCGGTTTCTACACACTGCTGGTGCTGATTCCGGTGTTATTTTCCGGGATTTACATGGTGCTGCCGCATAATGTGGTGCCGGTTTTAGAGTTGTTTTCGCCAGTGACTTACCGTTATTGGTTTCAATCCGCGCCACCCGTTGCAAATGCGCCGGCCATCAGCATGGATAAAGCTGTTGAGATGGCCATGCAACGTTATCCGAGTGGCCGGCCACATTGGATTTACGGTGCAGTGGAGCCAACAGATACCTACACGGTTTGCCAGGACGGTGTTGATGCGCCCGGCAGCATCTTGCAACGCCGTTGTACGGTGATTGACCGCTACAGCGGCAAGATTCTGGATCTGGACGACCCCAGCCTGCCGACTGCCACTGCCGGCGAAATTTTCACCCACTGGCAATGGCCTTTGCATTCCGGCCAAGCCTTCGGCATGACCGGGCGGATTTTGGTGTTTATCACCGGATTGGCTTGCCCGGTGTTGTTTGTCACCGGTGTGATCCGCTGGCGGCAAAAAGCCGCAACCCGGCGCAAACGGAAGGGCTGA
- a CDS encoding RNA polymerase sigma factor yields the protein MDAITDSDLLASFLLYRKELQQFLTHKVNCAETAADLIQETYLRIARYSAVGEIANQRAFVFRIADNLALDHLRSRARQEQRDGGPVGEDIACSQPQPDSTLEGQQQMELFETLIYELPPQCRKVFLSCRVEGKRYSEIAAELGISARTVESHMYKALKHLKDRIDFL from the coding sequence ATGGATGCAATCACCGATTCCGACTTACTGGCTAGCTTTCTGCTCTATCGGAAGGAGCTCCAGCAATTTTTGACGCATAAGGTCAATTGTGCGGAAACCGCGGCCGATTTGATCCAGGAAACCTATTTGCGCATCGCCCGCTATTCCGCCGTCGGCGAGATCGCCAATCAGCGGGCGTTCGTGTTTCGCATCGCCGACAACCTGGCCCTGGACCATTTGCGCAGCAGAGCCCGGCAAGAACAACGCGACGGCGGTCCGGTCGGCGAGGATATCGCTTGCAGTCAACCGCAACCGGATAGCACGCTGGAGGGGCAACAACAAATGGAATTGTTCGAAACACTCATCTACGAACTGCCGCCGCAATGTCGCAAGGTGTTCTTGTCGTGCCGCGTGGAAGGCAAGCGTTATTCCGAAATTGCCGCCGAGCTGGGCATATCGGCACGCACCGTGGAAAGTCATATGTATAAGGCCTTGAAGCACTTGAAAGACCGCATCGATTTCCTTTGA